One window of the Burkholderia ubonensis subsp. mesacidophila genome contains the following:
- a CDS encoding substrate-binding domain-containing protein gives MNNRPLTRRAAIWLAAALASVALQARAAELHVMISGGFTAAYQQLGPGFTAATGDTLDTIRGPSMGQSKEAIPNRLARGEQADVLIMVGYALDKLIQEGKVIPASRVELADSRIGMVVRAGAPKPDIGTVDGLKDALLRAKSVAYSDSASGVYIEQEMFRKLGIEAQVRPKASMVPKIPVASVVANGDYEIGFQQVSELLPAQGVTYVGKVPEAVQSVTRFAGGIPVGAAHPENAKTLLDYLASPQAQPVVRATGLDSVTAR, from the coding sequence ATGAACAATCGACCGCTCACCCGCCGCGCGGCAATCTGGCTCGCCGCCGCGCTCGCCTCCGTCGCGCTCCAGGCCCGCGCCGCCGAATTGCACGTGATGATTTCCGGCGGCTTCACCGCCGCCTACCAGCAGCTCGGCCCCGGCTTCACCGCCGCGACCGGCGACACGCTCGACACGATCCGCGGCCCGTCGATGGGCCAGTCGAAGGAGGCGATTCCGAACCGCCTCGCGCGCGGCGAGCAGGCCGACGTGCTGATCATGGTCGGCTACGCGCTCGACAAGCTGATCCAGGAAGGCAAGGTGATCCCTGCGTCGCGCGTCGAGCTCGCCGATTCGCGGATCGGCATGGTCGTGCGCGCGGGCGCGCCGAAACCGGACATCGGCACCGTCGACGGGCTGAAGGACGCGCTGCTGCGCGCGAAGTCGGTCGCGTACTCGGACAGCGCGAGCGGCGTCTACATCGAGCAGGAAATGTTCAGGAAGCTCGGCATCGAAGCGCAGGTTCGCCCGAAGGCGTCGATGGTGCCGAAGATCCCGGTCGCGTCGGTCGTCGCGAACGGCGACTACGAGATCGGCTTCCAGCAGGTCAGCGAACTGCTGCCGGCGCAGGGCGTCACGTACGTCGGCAAGGTGCCCGAAGCGGTGCAGTCGGTCACGCGCTTCGCGGGCGGCATTCCGGTCGGCGCCGCGCATCCGGAGAACGCGAAGACGCTGCTCGACTATCTCGCGTCGCCGCAGGCGCAGCCGGTCGTGCGGGCGACCGGGCTCGATTCGGTGACGGCGCGCTGA
- the arsH gene encoding arsenical resistance protein ArsH, translating into MTDLPQLDAALFRVPDASRLRPSSPSTHPPRFLLLYGSLRERSFSRLLIEEAARLLTAMGADARVFDPSGLPLPDDAPESHPKVVELRELAQWSEGMVWCSPERHGAMTGIMKSQIDWIPLSVGAIRPTQGKTLAVMQVSGGSQSFNAVNQMRVLGRWMRMLTIPNQSSVAKAFMEFDDAGRMKPSAYFDRVVDVMEELVKFTLLTRDIGPYLVDRYSERKESADALSKRVNQAGI; encoded by the coding sequence ATGACTGACCTGCCGCAGCTCGACGCTGCACTGTTCCGCGTGCCGGACGCCAGCCGCTTGCGGCCGTCGTCGCCGTCGACCCATCCGCCCCGATTCCTGCTCCTGTACGGTTCGCTGCGGGAGCGTTCGTTCAGCCGCCTGCTGATCGAGGAAGCCGCACGCCTGCTGACGGCGATGGGCGCCGACGCGCGCGTATTCGATCCGAGCGGTTTGCCGTTGCCCGATGACGCGCCCGAGAGTCACCCGAAAGTCGTCGAACTGCGTGAGCTGGCGCAATGGTCGGAAGGCATGGTGTGGTGCTCGCCCGAACGGCACGGCGCGATGACCGGCATCATGAAGTCGCAGATCGACTGGATTCCGCTGTCGGTCGGCGCCATCCGGCCGACCCAGGGAAAGACGCTTGCCGTCATGCAGGTCAGCGGCGGCTCGCAGTCGTTCAACGCCGTGAACCAGATGCGCGTGCTGGGGCGCTGGATGCGCATGCTGACCATCCCGAACCAGTCGTCGGTGGCGAAGGCGTTCATGGAATTCGACGACGCGGGCCGGATGAAGCCGTCCGCCTATTTCGATCGCGTCGTGGACGTCATGGAGGAACTGGTCAAGTTCACGCTGCTGACCCGGGACATCGGCCCGTACCTCGTCGACCGGTACAGCGAACGGAAGGAAAGCGCGGACGCGCTGTCGAAGCGCGTGAATCAGGCCGGCATCTGA
- the arsB gene encoding ACR3 family arsenite efflux transporter — protein sequence MNTSNVVPPERAGAKPAINFFERYLTVWVALCIVAGIALGQALPGLFQQIGRMEYAEVNLPVGLLIWVMIIPMLVKVDFGALHEVRQHVKGIGVTLVVNWLVKPFSMAFLGWLFIQHLFAPMLPAAQLDSYIAGLILLAAAPCTAMVFVWSRLTGGDPLFTLSQVALNDSIMVIAFAPLVGLLLGMSAITVPWATLLTSVVLYIVIPVILAQVWRKLLLAKGQAAFDAAMAKIGPWSITALLATLVLLFAFQGEAILTQPLVIALLAVPILIQVFFNSALAYWLNRAVGEKHSIACPSALIGASNFFELAVAAAISLFGFHSGAALATVVGVLIEVPVMLLVVRIVNQSKGWYERA from the coding sequence ATGAACACGTCCAACGTCGTCCCGCCGGAAAGGGCAGGCGCAAAGCCCGCCATCAACTTCTTCGAACGCTATCTGACAGTGTGGGTGGCGCTGTGTATCGTCGCCGGCATCGCGCTCGGCCAGGCGCTGCCCGGCCTGTTTCAGCAGATTGGCCGGATGGAATATGCAGAGGTCAACCTCCCCGTCGGGCTGCTGATCTGGGTGATGATCATCCCGATGCTCGTGAAGGTCGACTTCGGCGCGCTGCATGAAGTCCGTCAGCACGTCAAAGGCATCGGCGTCACGCTGGTCGTGAACTGGCTCGTCAAGCCGTTCTCGATGGCGTTTCTCGGCTGGCTGTTCATCCAGCATCTGTTTGCACCCATGCTGCCGGCGGCGCAGCTCGACAGCTACATCGCCGGCCTGATCCTGCTGGCCGCCGCGCCCTGCACGGCGATGGTATTCGTCTGGAGCCGGCTGACCGGCGGCGATCCGTTGTTCACGCTGTCGCAGGTGGCGTTGAACGACAGCATCATGGTGATCGCCTTCGCGCCGCTGGTCGGCCTGCTGCTGGGCATGTCCGCGATTACGGTGCCATGGGCCACGCTGCTCACGTCGGTCGTGCTCTACATCGTCATTCCGGTGATTCTCGCGCAGGTCTGGCGCAAGCTGCTGCTTGCGAAGGGGCAGGCGGCGTTCGACGCCGCGATGGCGAAGATCGGCCCGTGGTCCATCACCGCGCTGCTGGCCACGCTGGTGCTGCTGTTCGCGTTCCAGGGCGAAGCGATCCTGACGCAGCCGCTCGTGATTGCGCTGCTCGCGGTGCCGATCCTGATCCAGGTGTTCTTCAACTCGGCGCTCGCGTACTGGCTGAATCGCGCCGTCGGCGAAAAGCACAGTATCGCGTGCCCGTCGGCGCTGATCGGCGCATCCAACTTCTTCGAGCTGGCGGTCGCGGCCGCGATCAGCCTGTTCGGCTTCCATTCCGGCGCAGCGCTGGCCACCGTCGTGGGCGTGCTGATCGAAGTGCCGGTCATGCTGCTGGTGGTGCGCATCGTCAACCAGTCCAAAGGCTGGTACGAGCGGGCTTGA
- a CDS encoding arsenate reductase ArsC has product MTTNVLILCTHNSARSVLAEGMLNHWAAKLGKDVRAYSAGSAPSGRLNPFALDALTGAGIDVGGYHSKSWDEFVGDGAPEMRIVITVCDSAAAETCPYWPGSPVKVHWGYADPSNAPGGDDGKRLAFELTRQAIGYRMLQMLMLPLDRMGNAELQAALVDISQN; this is encoded by the coding sequence ATGACCACGAACGTATTGATCCTCTGCACCCACAACTCGGCGCGCAGCGTGCTGGCGGAAGGGATGCTCAATCATTGGGCCGCGAAGCTCGGCAAGGACGTGCGCGCGTACAGCGCCGGCAGTGCGCCGAGCGGGCGGCTCAATCCGTTCGCGCTCGACGCGCTGACGGGCGCGGGCATCGACGTCGGCGGCTACCACAGCAAGAGCTGGGATGAGTTCGTCGGCGACGGCGCGCCTGAAATGCGCATCGTCATCACGGTGTGCGACAGCGCGGCGGCCGAGACGTGCCCGTACTGGCCCGGCAGTCCCGTCAAGGTGCATTGGGGCTACGCCGATCCGTCGAACGCGCCGGGCGGCGACGACGGCAAGCGGCTCGCGTTCGAGCTCACCCGCCAGGCGATCGGCTATCGGATGCTGCAGATGCTGATGCTGCCGCTCGATCGCATGGGCAATGCCGAGCTCCAGGCGGCCCTGGTCGACATCTCGCAAAACTGA
- a CDS encoding ArsR/SmtB family transcription factor has product MEMNQTIAALAALAHESRLAVFRALVQAGPQGLPAGQIASLLDVPPSSLSFHLKELAHAQLVTSRQEGRFVFYCANFATMNGLLAYLTENCCGGNPCSPAAACSTSSEPCR; this is encoded by the coding sequence ATGGAAATGAACCAGACCATTGCCGCACTCGCGGCGCTTGCGCACGAGTCCCGGCTCGCCGTCTTCCGCGCGTTGGTGCAAGCGGGACCGCAAGGCTTGCCGGCCGGCCAGATCGCGTCGCTGCTGGACGTGCCCCCGTCATCGCTCTCGTTCCACTTGAAGGAACTGGCGCATGCGCAGCTCGTCACCAGCCGCCAGGAGGGCCGCTTCGTGTTCTATTGCGCGAACTTCGCAACGATGAACGGCCTGCTGGCGTACCTCACCGAGAACTGCTGCGGCGGCAATCCCTGCTCGCCGGCGGCCGCGTGTTCGACATCCAGCGAGCCTTGCCGATGA
- the dctA gene encoding C4-dicarboxylate transporter DctA: MTLPRPLRLLYVQVLVGMALGVAVGHLFPHAGVALKPLGDAFVALVRMMVAPIVFCTIVTGINALGDGARIGRTIVKALALFYALTAAALAVGLVIAHAARPGDGLHVAARHLDASALASFTARAPAAGVASFLLRIIPDTLVGAFAAGEVLPVLLVGLLFGFALAATEGREGIVHAFVEGIARVLFRVLALVMRLAPLGAFGAIAFAVGRFGIDSLGSLGKLIVAMYLACALFVMLVLAPLARLHGFSLWRLLRYLREELLIVLATSSTEPVLPRLLVKLEALGCDKGVVGLVLPAGYSFNLDGTAIYLTLAALFIAQACDVPLSAAQVATLLAVMLITSKGAAGVSGSGLVALIATLTVVPDLPVAGVALLVGIDRFMSEARALTSVISNACAVVVVSIWQRGCDRERLRDVLDAGREAPARGV, encoded by the coding sequence ATGACGCTGCCGCGGCCGCTCAGGCTGCTGTACGTGCAGGTGCTGGTCGGGATGGCGCTCGGCGTCGCGGTCGGGCACCTGTTTCCGCATGCGGGCGTCGCGCTCAAGCCGCTCGGCGATGCGTTCGTCGCGCTCGTCCGGATGATGGTCGCGCCGATCGTGTTCTGCACGATCGTGACGGGCATCAATGCGCTCGGCGACGGCGCGCGCATCGGCCGCACGATCGTCAAGGCGCTCGCGCTGTTCTACGCGCTCACCGCGGCCGCGCTCGCCGTGGGGCTCGTGATCGCCCATGCCGCGCGGCCGGGCGACGGCCTGCATGTCGCGGCGCGCCATCTCGACGCGTCGGCGCTCGCGTCGTTCACTGCACGCGCGCCGGCTGCGGGCGTCGCGTCGTTCCTGCTGCGGATCATCCCCGATACGCTCGTCGGCGCGTTCGCCGCCGGCGAGGTGCTGCCGGTGCTGCTGGTCGGGCTGCTGTTCGGCTTCGCGCTCGCCGCGACCGAAGGGCGCGAAGGCATCGTGCATGCGTTCGTCGAAGGGATCGCGCGCGTGCTGTTCCGCGTGCTCGCGCTCGTGATGCGGCTCGCGCCGCTCGGCGCGTTCGGCGCGATCGCGTTTGCGGTCGGGCGCTTCGGCATCGATTCGCTCGGCTCGCTCGGCAAGCTGATCGTCGCGATGTACCTCGCGTGCGCGCTGTTCGTGATGCTCGTGCTCGCGCCGCTCGCGCGCCTGCACGGATTCTCGCTGTGGCGGCTTTTGCGCTATCTGCGCGAGGAGTTGCTGATCGTGCTCGCGACGTCGTCGACCGAGCCCGTGCTGCCGCGCCTGCTCGTCAAGCTCGAGGCGCTCGGCTGCGACAAGGGCGTGGTCGGGCTGGTGCTGCCCGCCGGGTATTCGTTCAATCTCGACGGCACCGCGATCTACCTGACGCTCGCCGCGCTGTTCATCGCGCAGGCGTGCGACGTGCCGCTGTCCGCCGCGCAGGTCGCGACGCTGCTCGCGGTGATGCTGATCACGTCGAAGGGCGCGGCGGGCGTGTCGGGCAGCGGGCTCGTCGCGCTGATCGCGACGCTGACGGTGGTGCCCGACCTGCCGGTCGCGGGCGTCGCGCTGCTGGTCGGCATCGACCGCTTCATGTCGGAGGCGCGCGCGTTGACGAGCGTGATCAGCAATGCGTGCGCGGTCGTCGTCGTGTCGATCTGGCAGCGGGGGTGCGATCGCGAGCGGCTGCGTGACGTGCTCGATGCGGGGAGGGAGGCGCCGGCTCGGGGCGTTTAG
- a CDS encoding LysR family transcriptional regulator: MGINFDLTDLQAFRAVVQLGSFRKAADAINISQPALSRRIEKLEEALGVRLFERTTRSVTLTTVGRVFAPSAEQVLDDLDAALLGIRDVSSSRLGHVTIACVPSVAYYFLPNTIARFRTRYPKIRIKLIDASANEVLDAVMSGEADFGVGFMGSQEADVEFTTLLEERFVAACRRDHPLAAKKRVTWRELYEYDYVSVDKTSGNRLLLDQALAGVAPRAPSVCETRHVTTMLGLVEAGLGVAAVPSMAMPLPTHPILTSVPLVEPVVTRRVGIVRRRGRTLTPAAQEFLQHVVEDRKPAARRKRAAGDHA, translated from the coding sequence GTGGGCATCAACTTCGATCTCACCGACTTGCAGGCTTTCCGGGCAGTGGTTCAGCTCGGCAGCTTCCGCAAGGCGGCGGACGCCATCAACATTTCGCAGCCGGCGTTGAGCCGGCGCATCGAGAAGCTCGAGGAGGCGCTGGGCGTGCGGCTGTTCGAGCGCACGACGCGCAGCGTCACGCTGACGACGGTCGGGCGCGTGTTCGCGCCGAGCGCCGAGCAGGTGCTCGACGATCTCGACGCCGCGCTGCTCGGCATCCGCGACGTGTCGTCGAGCCGGCTCGGGCACGTGACGATCGCATGCGTGCCGTCGGTCGCGTATTACTTCCTGCCGAACACGATCGCGCGGTTCCGCACCCGCTATCCGAAGATCCGCATCAAGCTGATCGACGCGAGCGCGAACGAGGTGCTCGACGCGGTGATGAGCGGCGAGGCCGACTTCGGCGTCGGCTTCATGGGCAGCCAGGAAGCGGACGTCGAGTTCACGACGCTGCTCGAGGAGCGCTTCGTCGCCGCGTGCCGGCGCGACCATCCGCTCGCCGCGAAGAAGCGCGTGACGTGGCGCGAGCTGTACGAGTACGACTACGTGTCGGTCGACAAGACCTCCGGCAACCGGCTGCTGCTCGACCAGGCGCTCGCGGGCGTCGCGCCGCGCGCGCCGAGCGTCTGCGAGACGCGGCACGTGACGACGATGCTCGGGCTCGTCGAGGCGGGCCTCGGCGTCGCGGCGGTGCCGTCGATGGCGATGCCGCTGCCGACGCATCCGATCCTGACGAGCGTGCCGCTCGTCGAGCCGGTCGTCACGCGGCGCGTCGGCATCGTGCGGCGGCGCGGCCGCACGCTGACGCCGGCCGCGCAGGAATTCCTCCAGCACGTGGTCGAGGACCGCAAGCCGGCCGCGCGGCGCAAGCGCGCGGCGGGGGATCACGCATGA
- a CDS encoding aldo/keto reductase, with protein MALRSLGTSSIQVSPLVFGGNVFGWTADESASFSLLDALADHGINFIDTADIYSAWAPGNRGGESETIIGKWLKRRGRRDDVVISTKVGLLEGRAGLSRDNILKAVDESLGRLQTDYIDLYFSHADLPDSASLEETLGAYRTLVDAGKVRIIGASNISGARLREAAGISRRDGLPAYQVVQPEYNLYDRAEYERDIEPVATELKLGVVNYYALASGFLSGKYRSTDDLTKSTRGEHVARYLDARGLRILAALDAVADKHRATPTAVALAWQIARPSITAPIASATSLAQLRDLGAAIRLALDADDVKQLDEASAY; from the coding sequence ATGGCATTGCGTTCGCTCGGCACGTCTTCGATCCAGGTCTCGCCGCTCGTGTTCGGCGGCAACGTGTTCGGCTGGACGGCCGACGAATCCGCATCGTTCTCGCTGCTCGACGCGCTGGCCGATCACGGGATCAACTTCATCGACACGGCCGACATCTATTCGGCGTGGGCGCCCGGCAACCGCGGCGGCGAATCGGAGACGATCATCGGCAAGTGGCTGAAGCGCCGCGGCCGTCGCGACGACGTCGTGATCTCGACCAAGGTCGGCCTGCTCGAAGGCCGCGCGGGCCTGTCGCGCGACAACATCCTGAAGGCCGTCGACGAGTCGCTGGGCCGCCTGCAGACCGACTACATCGACCTCTATTTCTCGCACGCGGATCTGCCGGATTCCGCGTCGCTCGAGGAGACGCTCGGCGCGTACCGGACGCTCGTCGACGCGGGCAAGGTGCGGATCATCGGCGCGTCGAACATCAGCGGCGCGCGCCTGCGCGAGGCGGCCGGGATCAGCCGCCGCGACGGCCTGCCCGCGTATCAGGTCGTGCAGCCCGAATACAACCTTTACGATCGCGCCGAATACGAACGCGACATCGAGCCGGTCGCAACGGAGCTGAAGCTCGGCGTCGTCAATTACTACGCGCTCGCGAGCGGCTTCCTGTCGGGCAAGTACCGGTCGACGGACGACCTGACGAAGAGCACGCGCGGCGAGCACGTCGCGCGCTATCTCGACGCGCGCGGGCTGCGGATCCTCGCCGCGCTCGACGCGGTCGCGGACAAGCATCGCGCGACGCCGACGGCCGTCGCGCTCGCGTGGCAGATCGCGCGGCCGAGCATCACCGCGCCGATCGCGAGCGCGACGTCGCTCGCGCAGCTGCGCGATCTCGGCGCGGCGATCCGGCTCGCGCTCGACGCGGACGACGTGAAGCAGCTCGACGAAGCCAGCGCGTACTGA
- a CDS encoding HAD hydrolase-like protein → MTYRLIAFDFDGTLADSFDCFLAALSQASRLHGFRDVDDTLVATLRGLSARDIIRALDVPPWKVPRVTIDMRRLMRQRIADVTLFPGVAETFDMLAARGVQIAIATSNSEAVVRDRLGAQACRHVGHFACGIPLFGKSRRLRALARDAGLHGADVLYVGDEIRDADAARRANVAFQGVAWGYTAPDALQKHCATPLLTRFDALLDVV, encoded by the coding sequence ATGACCTACCGACTGATCGCGTTCGACTTCGACGGCACGCTCGCCGACTCGTTCGACTGCTTCCTCGCGGCGCTGTCGCAAGCGTCGCGCCTGCACGGCTTCCGCGACGTCGACGACACGCTCGTCGCCACGCTGCGCGGCCTGTCCGCGCGCGACATCATCCGCGCGCTCGACGTGCCGCCGTGGAAAGTGCCGCGCGTGACGATCGACATGCGCCGCCTGATGCGGCAGCGCATCGCTGACGTGACGCTGTTTCCGGGCGTTGCCGAAACCTTCGATATGCTCGCGGCGCGCGGCGTGCAGATCGCGATCGCGACGTCGAACAGCGAAGCGGTCGTGCGCGACCGGCTCGGCGCGCAGGCGTGCCGTCACGTCGGGCACTTCGCGTGCGGCATTCCGCTGTTCGGCAAGTCGCGCCGGCTGCGCGCGCTCGCGCGCGACGCGGGGCTGCATGGCGCCGACGTGCTGTACGTCGGCGACGAGATCCGCGATGCGGACGCCGCGCGCCGCGCGAACGTCGCGTTCCAGGGCGTCGCGTGGGGCTACACCGCGCCCGACGCGTTGCAGAAGCACTGCGCGACGCCGCTGCTGACCCGCTTCGACGCGCTGCTCGACGTGGTGTGA
- a CDS encoding DUF4142 domain-containing protein: protein MNRFPNASRLALSAAGLLLVAVTATAQTAQPAQPGQPAEPAQTAPSGGATRLHEADQSFITDGTKTVSTQRGAARIADSRTSDSQVKAFAQRVAADDEKIIQAMRAASPRGVDVPHNDPDTAVLDSIKTLRGAEFDKAYIEQVALAGQQKAISAFQAEIAAGRDAKLKEVARQALPILQAHYAQAQKLAQRHHLASAQ, encoded by the coding sequence ATGAACCGTTTTCCGAACGCTTCGCGCCTTGCGCTGTCTGCCGCCGGTCTGCTTCTCGTCGCCGTGACGGCGACCGCGCAAACCGCCCAACCGGCTCAACCCGGCCAGCCGGCCGAACCGGCACAAACCGCGCCGTCGGGCGGCGCGACGCGGCTCCACGAAGCCGACCAGTCGTTCATCACGGACGGCACGAAAACCGTCTCGACGCAACGCGGCGCGGCACGCATCGCCGACTCCCGCACGTCGGACAGCCAGGTCAAGGCATTCGCGCAACGCGTGGCCGCCGACGATGAAAAGATCATCCAGGCGATGCGCGCCGCAAGCCCGCGCGGCGTCGACGTGCCGCACAACGATCCGGACACGGCCGTGCTCGACAGCATCAAGACCCTGCGCGGTGCGGAATTCGACAAGGCCTATATCGAACAGGTCGCGCTGGCCGGCCAGCAAAAGGCGATCTCGGCATTCCAGGCCGAAATCGCGGCAGGCCGCGACGCGAAGCTGAAGGAAGTCGCGCGCCAGGCGCTGCCGATCCTGCAGGCGCACTACGCGCAAGCGCAGAAGCTCGCGCAGCGTCATCACCTCGCCTCGGCGCAGTAA
- a CDS encoding GNAT family N-acetyltransferase translates to MTASPVLPEQPTLTGEHVELQPLHPSHAQALLAAAADGRLWNLRITVVPGPDTIDAYLATALQGRADGTVMPFAIVERATGRVVGSTRFWKIDRKNRKLEIGHTWLSESVQRSRVNTEAKWLLLTYAFETLQCVRVQFTTDELNEKSRAAILRIGAKEEGIVRHERIMPDGRKRNSARFSIIDDEWPDVKARLRDKLAR, encoded by the coding sequence ATGACCGCTTCACCCGTTCTGCCCGAACAACCGACCCTCACCGGCGAGCACGTCGAACTGCAGCCGCTGCACCCGTCGCATGCGCAGGCGCTGCTGGCCGCCGCCGCCGACGGGCGGCTATGGAACCTGCGGATCACCGTCGTGCCGGGGCCCGACACGATCGACGCGTATCTCGCGACCGCGTTGCAGGGGCGCGCGGACGGCACCGTGATGCCGTTCGCGATCGTCGAGCGCGCGACCGGCCGGGTCGTCGGCAGCACGCGCTTCTGGAAGATCGACCGCAAGAACCGCAAGCTCGAAATCGGTCACACGTGGCTCAGCGAATCGGTGCAGCGCTCGCGCGTGAACACCGAGGCGAAATGGCTGCTGCTCACGTATGCGTTCGAGACGCTGCAGTGCGTGCGCGTGCAGTTCACGACGGACGAGCTCAACGAGAAGTCGCGCGCGGCGATCCTGCGGATCGGCGCGAAAGAGGAGGGGATCGTGCGTCACGAGCGGATCATGCCGGACGGCCGCAAACGCAACTCGGCGCGCTTCAGCATCATCGACGACGAGTGGCCCGACGTGAAGGCGCGGCTGCGGGACAAGCTCGCGCGGTAG
- a CDS encoding LysR family transcriptional regulator, whose translation MATLTHRHIEVFRALMVTGSATRAAEMLYTSQPTVSRELARMERIVGFALFERAHGRLRPTMAALTLFDDVRLAYVGLERVAATAARLREFRDGQLSVIALPAFSHAILPGACRRFHAVHAGVSVSVATQESPVLEEWLTAQRYDLGLTEHDVAPAGTVLTPLFEADEVCVLPDGHPLLAKRTIELADLADRPFVSLSLNDPYRIMIDEAFAQLGVAPRSVVETPSAVSVCAFVRQGLGAAIVNPLTALDFAGRDLQIRPLARSFPYRVSVIVPEHRPKSLLGDAFTGALRDEADAIRGRLAAHLGRRAAV comes from the coding sequence ATGGCTACGCTCACGCATCGCCACATCGAGGTGTTTCGCGCGCTGATGGTCACCGGCAGCGCGACCCGCGCGGCCGAGATGCTCTACACGTCGCAGCCGACGGTCAGCCGCGAGCTCGCGCGGATGGAGCGGATCGTCGGCTTCGCGCTGTTCGAGCGCGCGCACGGACGGCTGCGGCCGACGATGGCCGCGCTCACGCTGTTCGACGACGTGCGGCTCGCGTATGTGGGGCTGGAGCGTGTCGCGGCGACGGCCGCGCGGCTGCGCGAGTTTCGCGACGGCCAGCTGTCGGTGATCGCGCTGCCGGCGTTCTCGCACGCGATCCTGCCGGGCGCGTGCCGGCGCTTTCATGCGGTGCATGCGGGCGTCAGCGTGTCGGTCGCGACGCAGGAATCGCCGGTGCTCGAGGAGTGGCTGACCGCGCAGCGCTACGACCTCGGCCTCACCGAGCACGACGTCGCGCCAGCCGGCACCGTGCTCACGCCGCTGTTCGAGGCCGACGAGGTGTGCGTGCTGCCGGACGGCCATCCGCTGCTCGCGAAGCGGACGATCGAACTCGCGGATCTCGCGGATCGCCCGTTCGTCAGCCTGTCGCTGAACGACCCGTACCGGATCATGATCGACGAAGCGTTCGCGCAGCTCGGCGTCGCGCCGCGCTCGGTCGTCGAGACGCCGTCGGCCGTGTCGGTGTGCGCGTTCGTGCGCCAGGGGCTCGGCGCGGCGATCGTCAATCCGCTGACCGCGCTCGATTTCGCGGGGCGCGACCTGCAGATCCGGCCGCTTGCGCGTTCGTTCCCGTACCGGGTCAGCGTGATCGTGCCCGAGCACCGGCCGAAGAGCCTGCTCGGCGATGCGTTCACGGGCGCGCTGCGCGACGAGGCGGATGCGATCCGGGGCCGGCTCGCCGCGCATCTCGGCCGGCGCGCGGCCGTATGA